A stretch of DNA from Gallus gallus isolate bGalGal1 chromosome 7, bGalGal1.mat.broiler.GRCg7b, whole genome shotgun sequence:
CACAGATTTAAGCGCTCAGGTGcagaacagacaaaaaatatCTATCAGTTCAATAGAAGGACAAGGGAGGGTGTGGAAGGAAGCTCTCTATCCTACCAGACATCTGCATGCATTTAAAATCCTTCCCAGTGAAGTTCATAATGAATTTTATTCAGTCCCCTACGGCCCAGAGGAATGTTCTGAGCAATAAAAAGTATTGCTAAGGGAGAGATGGCTGCCAAGCTCCTATGCTGTGCCAGTGATGCTTATTTATTATTGGCACTTAGCGCTACGCTTATTTTACTACTTAAATGGTCCTTTGTCACATATTAAGAATTAATACTATAAGATGCACTTTTGGGAAGTTACAATAACAATTCCCAAACTTAAATTGTTGAATTCGTATGCTTTAAAAGAGACtttgtcttatttttgttttcagactaAACTATTAATTGAATGCGGCGTTTCCTGTCTTTGGCTTAGCTGTGTAAGTGAGTTTAGCCAAGCATCTTTTCATGTCTTCTTATTGTAGCTGTTGTTACACTGGAATATCAGCATCGCTATTACATGAATTATAAGCTCAAACACTTACTTACGGGTGGAGATGCTGTCACTTACGCAGTCACCAGATAACACCGGGGctcctgggctctgcaggcacGGTCTGGTGCCCTTCTGAAGATTAAATTGAGTGATTCAAATGTGTGCTGGAAATTTCAGGCACAAGGAGTGGAGGTCGTTTGAACACAACATTACTTTGTATATAAACATCACTCCAGGGAACAATTTCTGCTCTCACCTAACCTGTCACTTCAACACAAAGTCAGGAAAGTGGAAAAGAGTATGGATGTAGGAGTTGTTTTCACTTTAATAAGAAGGAGTGGAAGGGAAAGTTGAAGATGAGATGAAAAGAGTTTAATTCCTAATGCACAGCAACTTCTGGGGGAAAATGCACACGTACCGATACAAGATGCACTCTGATTTACATTCAAGTTGAGACAAAGTGGTTTAAGCACCTTCTGCTCATTACATTGCAAGACTAAAATCTATATACTGTGTATGAGTTCAACTTGATTGCAGCAGTAATTCAgtcaaaatatttactgtgCAAAGGTCTGAAcataaagcttttctttcagtacaCTTGTGCTTACCTCTTCATGCTTGGAAGTAtgaacagctggaaaaaataatgggaaTTTGTCAGCAAGTTTACTTACACGGTGCAGCTCGTTTGAAGCAATAcatgtttgttatttttccaggTGTAAAAATCCACCATTACTTATTCCTGGCAAGGGATGAGGTTTTACAGACTTCTGCTTCCCAAAGCTGGAGCTTTGCCACACTGTGCAAGGGCACGAGCAGCTCATTTTTCACTTGCTGTACACACAGCAAAATATTGGATCTCCAGAACAAAAGCGTCTGAAGAATATAAGGGGGAAGCTCAGGCATTTGGCAGTTTGgactaaaaagaaaagtcaatGAGAATGAATTCAGATACAAGTGAAAAATGAGACTTCCCAGCGCACCGTGTTTGAGTTTGCACGCACTGTTTGCTGACAGCTTTTCACAGCATCAGTCACAATTTAGAGAACTATTAATCAGCATGATGAAATATCCTTTTTCTAACgagcaacaaaaaaaatttacaCAATAGAActtactttcttttcccttgaaGGATACCACCTGGTAGCCACAAAGACCACAAATCAAGGTCTGTAAAATTCTTGCCCAATTTTAATCTGCACGGGAGAAAACACTCAGTGCAGTCACTGCTCAGGGCTTCTTGTTCTCAGCTGGCCCATGCCAGGACTGCTGTTCCTGTATTTGTTctgctgacagcagagaaaaaaagcacagaaaagattTGCAGGAGTAGTAAAGAGTTCAGATTAACTGATGGCAGAGATGCTCCAGAAGTCAGAGAAGAGTCAGACAGCCAAGCACAGGGGCACAACATTGCTAAGAACAGGGGTGAGAACAGAGACCCATGGCTGGGGGCGTAGGGGGAGTtaacagaaacagcagagggCACCTGTCACACACCTACTGAAAACAAGCTGCCTGGCCGCCTTCCCACTCATCCGTTACTCTGTGGCTGTGTTTTTCAGGTCCTTCTCCATCAAAACCACTGTGACATCAAGTGATTATGGAAGTTAATGATCAAAAAGATGACCTTTATTTGGGATCTGTCATTCAATGAgatcatgttattttttttaaaaataactatggctttcattaagaaaatcttttcttcttttcccctcatCAAAGTGGTGCTAGTGGAGAGAACCAGGACACAGCCTCCTCAGTCCTGGCAGTTCCAGAGTTACAGAAAAAattgcttctcttttctgtccTCCTTTCCCCTTACATTCAAGGCTTCTCACTAGTAAGACAAGTAAATAATATACTATTTCAGAATTGCCTTCCTAGTGATCTTTTTAATGACATTCTAGACAGGTaagaattaaaatgtttctgtgtttctgctgggaaaaaagGCAAGATGCTGGAGGAGATAAACAGTATAACAAGTGTCTATGGAAAGCATAAACCATTCACCACTGAGATATTCTCTACTACTTTGTgcacctgcagcagggaagcCAACCTGCAGCTTCCACTCCTTAAGCACTCAAATAAGGCACGTTTCCtgcaaagagaagaacaaagtGGAAGCAGTAAACTTGTGGtcatgttttgtttcagaagctTCAGGGGAAAGTGCTGAGGAGAAATCCTTTCGTCTCCCTCGCATTTTAAGTGGAGTGTTGGGATGCCCAGCATGTGCCCGTgtcagcagcaccacagcaccgtccctgctcagcctcctgctcactgcactcacctgtccctgcagggctgcagggctgatgGTGCCATCGCTGCTATAGCACTGCAGCACTCCTGGCTGTGGAGGTGGAGCTCTCAGACGTCCAACACTGAAGTCATCCCCTTTTTAATGCCGTTAGTGATGCAGCAACgtgtatttatatttacatataaatacaaaatgGTCAGATACCACATTTTTGAGCAGAATTTATAATCTGAAACCACTTACACTTCTGTGACCAGGCTTGGgtttttctcatttacattCATAATTTAATTCCACTGGAATTCCATCTTTTTTAAGAAAGTCCAACGTATCTTAATTACCATAAAAAGATCCATacatattttacttaaaaatatcttctgtaaGAGGAAATTTACCAAAAATAACACCAAATATATTATTATGCATAcacttgttgccttttttttttttttttttgttaagtaCAAACAAGAATCTGATCTCTTCTGGGTATTGCCTGATCTTATATGGCTATCGgttctatttattttgtttgcttttccaaagTAAAGGGAAAAACATAAGTGTAAGAACGCAGAGCAAACCGAATATCCATTCTTTGCAAAGATACAGGTATTGATGAGAGAACAtggaagataaataaataaatggcaaCAGGTACAAAGGACCACTATCCAAGCACTGTGCAGTCTTTTGTCGTAGCATATGCTGCAATGACCTCCTAAgttatcaaaacaaacaaaatatgcTGCTGGCAGAAAAAGCTGTTAAGccaaacactgaaaaactggTACTATTTCCTAACAAGTATGTGCAGAACTGATACTTAATACCTTATGTTTCCCCCCACCCAAATATTCACACTTCTCCCTCTTCTTGTTCATAGGACTGATCGTTGCAACCTTGGCAATATGCTGGATGCCAAACCAGATTAGAAGGATCATGGCTGCTGCTAAACCAAAGCAGGACTGGACCGTCCCCTACTTCAGGGCGTACATCATTCTCCTTCCCATTGCTGACATTTTCTTCTACCTCAGCTCCGTGGTGAACCCCCTGCTGTACAATATCTCTTCTCAGCAGTTCCGCAGTGTGTTTCTGCAGGTCCTCCGCTGCCACCTGACGATAGAGCACGCCAACAAAGAGAAGTTTCTCAGAGCCAACCTGAGCTCTAGAGCCAGGAGCAGCCGGTCTTTACGCCCGCTGCTCTTCATTTCCTCCAGGCGCAGCTCTTCCACAAGGAGCAATAGCAAAGGTTTAAGTACTTTTCAGAACGAGGCCAACCCCAACTGCAGTCTGCAGAAGCCAGGTCTTGAATTGCAGGAGCCCAGCTTGGAAGAAGTGCCACTGGAGATGAGCTCAAAGCCTCGCCCAGATGCACAGAATGGCCTTTGTGAACGTGAAGTATGACTTCATAAGGCAATGGGCAGCAATGAACATCAAAACATGTGAACTAAAGTGGCTGAGGACTTGACTACATCTTAAAGTAATAACACAATGGATTTGTTTCCAGTTGTGCAAAAAGAGCAGCAGTTCTTTATCTTGCTGTTGAATTTCCAATGTGCACTTAAAAATCTCAATCTGCTAActgaattcacagaatcacacaatcacagagaattgtagaggttggaacggacctctagagatcattgagtccaacccccctgcaaagtcaggctccctgcagcagtCACACAAccatccaggtgggtcttgaatatctccagagggagacaccacaacctctccaggcagcctgttccattgcTCCAGAGTAAAGTTCTTCCTTGCATTAGGATGGAACTTCCCACGTTCTGATTTCTGCATTAGCTGCCAGAAGCGTCAGCCTCTTTCTGCACAACCACTGAACTTCCCTCACTGTTGGTAGagacttaaaaacaaatagaaaataattgcagTGTCTTTGAAGAAAGGAGATAGAACAAACTGTGTCAGGACAAGAAACTTGCTCCAAGTTTAGCAAtacaaaaacaagagagagaatTCAAGGAGCAGAGCGGTGGTTATCATGTGTGCCCTCAGCATCACACCAGAATTCCCCCTCTTCTTCGGCCGGGGTCCGTTGCAGAGCGGAGTGTTGCAGCAACTGATACACACAGAGTTCACTTTCCCTGGAGAGCAAAAAGATTGGTATCCAGCAGAAGCTATCAGACACGCTGCTGAAGATGCGCAGGATTTGCGATACATGATTCCTGTGGCACAGAACAAAGGTTACTCAGCTTGACACGAACATAGGTTTCCTTTATGATTCATACTTGAAAACTCTTGCAAAACAGTTTACGTTTCCAAAGCAATGCTGGTGATTAAAGCCACACACCTCGGCTATGACGTAAcaaacagctctgcactgcaggagaACCACGGCCACCACGCTCAcgatttttcttttatttgactCTGGGTGGAACCAACAAACCACTACAAATGTGATTCACATAAACTATATTAGAACATCTCTTTTATAAACAGAATTTCTCATCTTTTGGAATATGCTGTTTGAGTAGCTACAACTGGAATGCAGTAAAttctaaaattatttctattGTTGAACATTTGAATGAAGGTGTTTGAATAATTACAGTTTTCTGTGTTGTTAATTTGtattttggtgggttttttcccttgctgctgTTATCCAGAAAAGTTACCAACAGCAAAAGGAGGTTGACTATCAGTACTTTTCTAGGTGGCCTCAGTTCTTACTCTTTGAGATTTAATAGTTGAACAAAAGTTTCTGTTTCTGAGTTGAAAGTCTTATTTATAAATGCAATTTAATACACATAGAATGGAGGTCTGCTGGTATTGTCTTGTGTTTACAAAGACAAGACAGATTTTTAAGGATAATAAAAATCACGATTCCTTTAGAACAATGGATtctcaaaatgatttttttcctcttaaagtGCACGGACCGAGATTCCTTCAGACAACAGCTCCCCCCCTCCCTGAAGTGTGGCTGTGCGGTTTCACCaactttttaaatacagtgatttagacttttattttaaaggaacagAACCCACAGGTACTGAATTTGTACCTCCTGCAGGGGGACTTCAGGGACTGTGGAAACAAGCAGGGCAGTATATTTCAGTAGATACTTCTGCAAAAGCAACCGCCACCAGTAGCAGGTAAATACCATTTATTTGGGTTATgcttgaaaagaaagatttcctGTCTTCAGacaattttaattaaagcagtTCTTTTATACTGTCACAACATTGCTGCATCCATACGTTACAGAGTCTTCCCTGTGTTGtgttctccctcctgccccaaaTTCAAACTCCAAAACGTGTTTTAGGGCTGTCAAGTTAAACTTAGGAAGAGATGCCCTCAAGACAATGTTAAATCTTTCTTGGTCTGCGGCGAGCTTCAATCAATCAGCACAGCAGGTAGAGTCTTTCCTCAAGAAGGAAGAGGACCTGCACACTGCTCtaactgcagcagcaaaggcacAGTGATCAAGAGGCACATCTTTATTGGTAGAATTTGCAAAAAGAAGAGTTCTGTCTCCACTGACAAACCACTGCCAAAGggcctcagctgtgctgccgAAAGGCTCAAGTTTCCCACAAAGATCTGGCACTTTGTCCAAAGCCTTCCAATAGCTGAGGCAGACGTGAACCTCCTCATAGCTGTGATCaactttctctccctttctttcctgagaaAGGAACTCAGTGGTATTAAGCACAGTGATGGCTTTTCTACCTCTAATCCAGCACCTCATCTTCTGTTCCTTCCCTACAGCTAAAGACCCACCTGTTGCAGCCATCCCGCATCTTCCTCGTGAGCAGCGAGTCTTAGTTTTCCCCCTCAAAGATCACGCCTGCAAAAAGCTTTTGACATTGGCAGATTTCCTACTCCCATTGTTTTATGCATCACTCTCTTCCTGCCATTTCCTTTTCACAGGAAAGGCCCTTCTCACAATACTAAGTGATTTATTGAAGTCCCTGCGGTATCATATACTTTGCAATATTCAGCAGGCTAGGCAATGAGAATCGCTCAGTGAACAATTACATAATGCACTCTGATGCACAGTGTTACCAGACAGATCCAGGAGACCTCTCCTGCAAAAATCCAACTCTTGCAGTGTAACTCTGTGCATTTACAACGGCCCCATTCTCCAGGATAGATTCCACAGAATAATCCTGAGCTCTTTTTGAATTCAAAACCTAACATTCCTGCAAAGATCAGTGTTTTGTGGCTTCAGCATTGAGGTTTCACGCACAGATGGACTGTGTTCATGCctaaatagagaaaataatctAACTAGTAATAAAATTGTATTGTAATGCTcatgtattttctgtaaatatttcttccaaTTGGAAATTGCACTCCCTAGTGACTGTTTAGTCCCATTTCTAGCTCCAATAATCCAAATtgtaaaaaattatttccataaaGCCTGCACCATCAGTGTTTTGATAGCTACGTGGCTGAGACATGCCCTCCACAtgcaagtttttttcttttaagtactGATGGATCCTTGTGAGCTCACAAATCAACTGTCATTATACACTAATTATGCTTCCTAGAATTTATGAGGCATTGGGCATGAACTAAACTTGATCAGAATGAAATGGCTGTGCTTTTCCTGTAGTTCTGCAGTACCTTTAAGGCAAGATATAATGAAAACAGGCATAGAAGATTAATGGGAGAAAAGACAGCATTATTACAATGACATCTTTAAAACACTTCAGCCACAGTTTCTCACACACACGCACTTTACTGTGAGTGTGAAAGGAATAGTAGTCTAAATAGTATGAAATaagcaaaggcagaaaataCTCTTAAACCTTATTCCTACTATATTATGACTCCTGCTTAGTTGTAGAAAATCAATTGGCATAACtggcttctgtgattctgtgccaGAAACACCATCTCCTCACTCTAGCAGCAGGTTAACACACCCCAGCTACTGCAGGTTGCCCCCTGAGCTTGGCAGGATGTCAGCATCCCTTCTGTGTTATCTCCAGAAGATTAATTGCTTTTATATCTCAGGGATTTCCTTACTGATACTCCTCTCTTGCAGGGTTTTCTGGCAGTGCCGATCCAGTTCTGAAACTATTTCTGAGATCATCCAGAACCATTTGCCACCAGCAGCCTGAATGGCAGACAGTGCTTTGAAGTGGTTATCTGCTTCATGAGGCTCATACTACAGACATAACCACTAATTACTGGATATTCTTGCTTGAGCAATCAGCTTGATATTTCATTAATGCATCACCTAGAAATATAGTTGTCAAGCTTTTTaaagagcttttcttctacCTCAGTGTTCTGAATTGCTGAATAGGCAAGGAGACTTTACATTTTACACTGTGCTTTTGCTGGGACAGTGTCATTGCAGGCTGTCTACTCTCAGCTACCACATTTGTGCTTAGTCTCTTCATAGCTGAGTACTGACTAACTCAGCCTTTCTCATCAATTTAGCAAGGCCCTGGCAACAGTGTGGACTATGTATTTGTGTGGGTACTATAAAGATGTTTTACTATGAAATATCTATTACTGACAGattaattttccttcatttcGACCTCAATGTTTGTGAAGTCGGCTcaagatgtattttaaatatgaagtaGCTAGGGAATTAGACTAGCTTAGAGTATCTGTGCAACAATGCAGTCATATTtcacttccttctcttcttgcaCATGCACCTACTAAGtgcattaaaatgaacaaaaaaatgcaacattgACGTTAAACCAAGCACTGATGTTTTACTCCTAAGTTACACAACTTGGGTCATCCTTTCTCTCCTGTCTGTCTTGTGTGACCATACATTTTGAGAGCATCAAAGTCTAAACCATCTTCCTGCAAGATTTCTGCCCTATTTTATACACTTAAGTGATGAAAGTAGAAGTCTGAAGGCCTTTTCATAGCTTCTTTCTAGTACTGATTTTCCTATCTACATCCACACTACACAGACACAAACCCAAGAACTGTAGTCTAACACTCAAAGCCACTGTTTAACTACTGTTTAACTCTGTGCATCTACACCCTGGCACTCAGTTTTAGTCATATGCAGATGATGGCACCAAACAATTGAGACTACAATTTACTCAAATCTAAAAAGTCAAAGTTCTTCTGACTACCCTGTCTGCAAAGCCCAGTACGTGTTCTCTAAACACTGAGTAACAGCTAAACACATCTCTGGAACAACCAAAAGAGCTGACATCATGCCTAATTCTTAGACCATATGTAAAAGGCACCTGAATatccaaacattttttcttagtgctttaaaaagtgatttattATGCACCTCAAACTCTTCTTTTATAGCAGGTACAGAGAAAAAGGAGCAAGCCTCTGCAGTCAAAGAGCCCACCATAGTCCtgcaaacagctttgttttgcacCCATCCTCTGCAGACTGTCCTTCAGTCAAACACATACAATCCTTGAAGCCAAAATAGGCAGCCAGGATACAACTCAAAGATTCGTGACCTCATTTCCAAAAAAGACAGTCACCTTCCCACTCAGTGACCCAAcgagtttaaaactatttcctgaaaaggtacatttcagcaggaagctgcagcaCTTAGCCCAGCACTGTCTATGGCCACAACACTCTTAGCTGCAAGTTTAACTTGCATCAAAATAGGTGATGATGTTTAGCCCAACACTAACATTTTCGAGCCAAATGTTCTGTATAACGGATGAGACTAGCAACTCCCACCAGGAATaagcagaagtaaaacaaaaacaactacGAAcgcaaacaaaaaaaaaaagcccccaaacATTTGCTACACTGTTTATACATATCCAGCTTTGTAGGCATAAAGCCATATTCGTCTTCTGCAATGCCTTCCACACATTTTCTGTGTATAGTCCCAGCTTGCCTGCTGCATCAGACAGAAAATTCTGGAGGATGAAACTTCAGGTCCTATGAAGGTCCAAGAAGGTATCCTTGAGCAGTCACAAAGTCCCCCTGTCAGGCTTGGAGTAGGAGTTGTGGATATACGCAGAGGCACAGCCTCAAGCATGTATGGAAGGTCTACATTTCAAATAACTTAAAAAGTTTGCAGGTGGATCAGCAATTTTTGAGGTGTGTCACTATAATGCCATTATAACTTGGGCAGTATTTCTCCCCACAAATCTTTTAGGTATTGCGCTTATCTTTGCCTGCTTCCtccaaaaagaagcaaagaaaaggtAGAAAGATGGccaacagaagacaaaatgtattacagcacacacagcccatGTGACACGTATGCCAGCTGTCCTAGCATTAAGCACGCTTTTACGATTTGTATGTTGTTTGCTCTGGGGTTTGTCTTTAGGAACAACAtgcaaaaacaagcagaaggaCCATGCACATGAACTGATACTTTCCCTTCATTACGGTATCCCAAATATCTTCAATTACCTTACTTCAAAACTACCAATTTTCAGGTCCTGGTAAACCTTCAagtcttccttcctgttttgcTTAAATTTGATGCCTTGTCTGCCTATCCACACTGCAGTGATTTTTGATTATATGCGTCATCCTTCCTTTCTCATCCTAAACTGTCATTTGCTTGCCCTCCAGCCGAGGGAAGTTCAGCATCCAGTAGGAATTACGAAAGCTCTGTGATGAATGCTGAAAGCTCTACAGCAACATGCAAACATTTAATATCCCTTTCTGAGGTACATAAAATATACAGTGTGACTATTTCTGGACTTTGCTGTATCAGTAAACTTGAAAATTGGTTTTAAAACACATATAAATGGGTTTCTAAGTTCTAGTTCTTAGTTTTCATATTTGGTTTTATGTCCACCTTTTTACGCCT
This window harbors:
- the LYPD1 gene encoding ly6/PLAUR domain-containing protein 1 isoform X1 — encoded protein: MRLFLLAATFCGLCLAPGFGLQIQCYQCEEFQLNNDCSSPEFIVNCTVNVQDMCQKEVMEKSFGIMYRKSCASSAACLIASAGYQSFCSPGKVNSVCISCCNTPLCNGPRPKKRGNSGVMLRAHMITTALLLEFSLLFLYC